A single genomic interval of Lathyrus oleraceus cultivar Zhongwan6 chromosome 7, CAAS_Psat_ZW6_1.0, whole genome shotgun sequence harbors:
- the LOC127107526 gene encoding probable potassium transporter 17, with protein MDDHNLPPPSSNDVVVNVPYSHACIRKQGKGKKDNIVLAYKTLGVVFGGLVTSPLYVYPSMPLNSPTEEDYLGIYSIMFWTLTLIGLVKYANIAIKADDHGEGGTFALYSLLCRHFNIGILPSKQVGLNSPKVTESHTWLAKLFETSLVARRLLLFIAMLGTCMLIGDGILTPAISVLSAMDGVRAPFPSFSKTWVETLSAVVLIFLFLLQKFGTSRVSFLFSPIMGAWTLCTPLVGIYSIIHNYPTIFKALSPHYIVQFFLRNGKSGWLLLGGTVLCITGSEAMFADLGHFNPRSIQIAFIFTIYPSLVLTYAGQTAYLIKNPNDHNDGFYKFIPTPVYWPIFIIATSAAIVASQSLISATFSVIKQSVVLDYFPRVKIVHTSPNNEGEVYSPEVNYILMILCVAVILIFGDGKDIGNAFGVVVSLVMLITTILLTLVMIMIWKTHVVLVSMYFCVFFVMEGVYVSAVFTKFAEGGWIPFAISLILAFIMFGWFYGRQRKIDYELTHKITFERLEYLLGDCSVQRVPGLCFFYSNIQDGLTPILGHYIKNMKSLHKVAVFTTLQYLLVPKVAPHERIVIKKSNLEGVYCCVIQYGYADALNTEGCDFVDQVINNLKIHIQNCPDNLSSDSQKIEEVSSIEEARLAGVVHVRGKTRFYIGLNCGWFDKIMLAFYEFMHSNCRSGLPALGVSLQQRMEVGMLYEA; from the exons ATGGATGACCATAATCTCCCTCCTCCTTCCTCAAACGACGTCGTCGTCAACGTTCCCTATTCTCATGCATGTATTCGAAAACAG GGGAAGGGGAAAAAGGACAATATAGTCCTTGCATACAAGACTCTAGGTGTCGTTTTCGGAGGTCTTGTTACTTCACCGCTTTACGTTTACCCTTCAATGCCTCTCAATTCTCCAACCGAAGAGGACTATTTGGGAATTTACAGTATCATGTTCTGGACTCTCACTCTCATTGGTCTTGTTAAGTATGCTAACATCGCCATTAAAGCAGATGATCACGGCGAAG GAGGGACATTTGCTCTGTATTCGTTACTTTGCAGGCATTTCAATATTGGGATTTTGCCTTCTAAACAAGTTGGTTTGAACTCACCTAAGGTTACCGAATCGCATACTTGGCTTGCTAAGTTGTTTGAAACTAGCCTCGTTGCGAGAAGGCTTTTGCTTTTCATTGCTATGTTGGGTACTTGTATGCTTATTGGTGATGGTATACTCACACCTGCAATTTCAG TCTTGTCCGCAATGGATGGAGTTAGAGCGCCTTTTCCTTCTTTTAGCAAAA CATGGGTAGAAACACTATCTGCTGTTGTCTTGATCTTTCTGTTCTTGTTGCAAAAATTTGGTACATCTCGTGTCAGTTTCCTCTTTTCTCCAATAATGGGTGCATGGACCCTCTGTACTCCACTTGTGGGAATTTACAGCATCATACACAACTATCCAACTATATTCAAGGCTTTATCTCCGCACTACATTGTCCAGTTCTTTTTGAGAAATGGAAAATCTGGGTGGCTTTTACTTGGTGGTACTGTCCTTTGCATTACAG GTTCTGAGGCAATGTTTGCTGATCTTGGTCATTTCAATCCGCGCTCCATTCAG ATAGCTTTTATATTCACAATCTACCCATCTTTAGTTCTGACTTATGCGGGGCAGACAGCATACCTGATAAAAAATCCCAATGATCATAATGATGGCTTTTACAAATTTATACCAACTCCAGTTTACTGGCCTATCTTTATCATTGCAACATCGGCTGCAATTGTTGCTAGCCAGTCATTGATATCAGCCACCTTTTCTGTGATCAAGCAATCTGTAGTGCTGGATTATTTTCCACGAGTGAAGATTGTACACACATCTCCTAATAATGAAGGGGAAGTTTACTCCCCTGAAGTGAACTACATCCTTATGATCCTTTGTGTTGCTGTCATACTTATATTTGGAGATGGAAAAGATATTGGAAATGCTTTTG GTGTTGTCGTGAGCCTGGTGATGCTTATCACCACTATATTACTTACACTAGTCATGATTATGATATGGAAAACTCATGTGGTGCTGGTTTCCATGTACTTCTGTGTGTTTTTTGTTATGGAAGGGGTTTATGTCAGTGCAGTTTTCACTAAATTTGCTGAAGGTGGATGGATTCCTTTTGCCATATCACTAATCCTCGCCTTCATCATGTTCGGTTGGTTTTATGGTAGACAGAGAAAGATAGATTACGAGTTAACCCACAAGATAACTTTTGAGAGACTTGAATATCTTTTGGGTGACTGCAGTGTTCAAAGGGTTCCCGGGCTATGCTTTTTCTATTCTAACATTCAAGATGGGCTAACTCCTATTCTTGGACACTACATAAAGAACATGAAATCCCTTCATAAGGTTGCAGTATTTACAACTCTTCAATATTTGCTAGTCCCCAAGGTTGCTCCACATGAGAGGATTGTCATCAAGAAATCAAATCTCGAAGGGGTATATTGTTGTGTTATTCAGTATGGTTATGCAGATGCTCTAAACACAGAAGGATGTGATTTTGTAGATCAAGTTATAAATAATTTGAAAATACATATACAGAACTGCCCCGACAATCTTTCTTCTGATTCTCAAAAGATTGAAGAGGTCTCCAGCATAGAAGAAGCGCGACTTGCTGGCGTCGTTCATGTTCGCGGAAAGACAAGATTTTATATCGGCCTGAACTGTGGCTGGTTTGATAAAATTATGCTTGCTTTTTATGAATTCATGCACAGTAACTGTAGATCTGGCCTGCCTGCTCTAGGAGTTTCATTACAGCAACGGATGGAAGTTGGAATGCTTTACGAAGCTTGA